One Methylomonas sp. LL1 DNA window includes the following coding sequences:
- a CDS encoding HD-GYP domain-containing protein: MTNKGNILAVDDTPASLKLLTDILNEEGYEVRAALNGELALHSATLNPPELMLLDICMPELDGFEVCRRLKAHPKTRNVPIIFVSAISDTDDKVQGFELGAVDFVTKPFKREELLARVRTHLEVDRLRNHLEEMVEERTRELRKNLLDFVTAIGATIEVRDPYTAGHQRRVAHLATAIARELQLPPDQIEGLKLASVVHDIGNIRVPAEILSKPGRLDELEFSLIKWHPETGYDILNPIHFPWPIAQIVLQHHERLNGEGYPNGLKDAEILLEAKIVAVADVVEAMVSHRPYRAGLGIEAALAEISAQRGVLYDPAVVDACLKLFREQDYNLPS, from the coding sequence ATGACCAACAAAGGCAATATCCTGGCCGTGGACGATACTCCGGCTTCCCTCAAATTATTGACGGACATCCTGAACGAGGAAGGCTATGAGGTGCGCGCCGCTCTTAACGGAGAGCTGGCCTTGCATTCCGCCACCCTTAATCCGCCGGAATTGATGCTGTTGGATATTTGCATGCCCGAGCTGGATGGCTTTGAAGTCTGCCGCCGGCTCAAGGCTCACCCCAAAACCCGGAATGTACCTATCATCTTCGTCAGCGCCATTTCGGACACGGACGACAAGGTACAAGGCTTCGAACTGGGCGCAGTGGACTTCGTCACCAAACCATTCAAACGCGAAGAGTTGCTGGCCAGGGTGCGTACTCATCTGGAAGTAGACCGATTGCGCAATCATCTGGAGGAGATGGTAGAGGAGCGAACCCGCGAGCTCAGAAAAAATCTGCTGGATTTCGTTACGGCCATCGGCGCCACCATCGAAGTACGCGACCCCTATACGGCCGGGCATCAACGCCGAGTGGCCCACCTCGCCACCGCGATCGCCAGGGAATTACAATTGCCCCCGGATCAGATCGAGGGGCTGAAACTAGCCAGCGTAGTGCATGATATCGGCAATATTCGAGTTCCCGCCGAAATACTCAGCAAGCCGGGCCGGCTGGATGAACTGGAGTTCAGCCTGATTAAGTGGCACCCCGAAACCGGTTACGACATCCTCAATCCCATCCATTTTCCTTGGCCGATTGCCCAAATCGTGTTGCAACACCATGAACGGCTAAACGGTGAGGGTTATCCAAATGGCCTGAAAGACGCGGAAATTTTACTTGAAGCCAAGATCGTGGCGGTCGCCGACGTAGTGGAGGCCATGGTATCGCATCGTCCCTACCGCGCCGGACTGGGCATCGAGGCGGCGCTAGCCGAGATTAGCGCTCAACGCGGAGTGTTGTACGACCCGGCCGTGGTCGATGCCTGCCTAAAACTGTTTCGGGAACAAGATTACAACCTGCCCAGTTAA
- the rfaD gene encoding ADP-glyceromanno-heptose 6-epimerase produces MIIVTGGAGFIGSNLVLGLNARGYDDILVVDHLTNGVKFKNLVDCRIADYMDRSAFLERLQQGAFSAESVDAIFHQGACSSTTEWDGRYMMDNNYEYSKTLFHYCQSHKIPFIYASSAATYGADPTFKEELAYEGPLNVYGYSKFQFDQYLRRQTKLTAQVVGLRYFNVYGPREAHKGSMASVAFHLNNQIKQSDQLKLFEGCDGYGNGEQRRDFIYVGDVVDVNLWFLDNPQVSGIYNCGTGRSQTFNDVANAVIRYHRRGHIQYIPFPEHLKGCYQSFTEANLDKLRAAGCEHPFKTVEQGVQHYMEWLNR; encoded by the coding sequence ATGATCATCGTAACCGGCGGTGCCGGCTTTATCGGCAGTAATCTGGTGTTGGGCCTGAATGCCCGAGGTTACGATGATATTTTGGTGGTCGATCATTTGACCAATGGAGTCAAATTCAAAAATCTAGTCGATTGCCGGATAGCGGACTACATGGACAGAAGCGCCTTTCTGGAACGTTTACAGCAAGGTGCTTTTTCCGCCGAATCCGTGGATGCGATTTTTCACCAAGGCGCCTGCTCAAGTACCACCGAGTGGGACGGCCGCTACATGATGGACAACAATTATGAGTACAGCAAAACGCTGTTTCATTATTGTCAAAGCCATAAAATTCCGTTCATTTATGCCTCCAGCGCCGCGACTTACGGTGCCGATCCGACTTTTAAGGAAGAATTGGCTTACGAAGGTCCGCTGAATGTCTACGGCTATTCCAAATTTCAGTTCGACCAATATTTGCGCCGACAAACCAAGCTGACCGCGCAAGTGGTGGGGCTGCGTTATTTCAATGTCTACGGCCCGCGCGAAGCTCATAAGGGCAGCATGGCCAGCGTTGCCTTTCATTTGAACAACCAAATCAAACAGTCCGACCAATTAAAATTGTTCGAAGGCTGTGACGGCTACGGTAACGGCGAGCAACGCCGCGATTTTATCTATGTCGGCGATGTGGTCGACGTCAATCTGTGGTTTCTGGATAACCCTCAAGTTTCCGGTATCTACAATTGCGGCACCGGCCGCAGCCAGACCTTCAACGATGTTGCCAACGCGGTGATCCGTTATCACCGGCGCGGCCATATCCAGTACATCCCGTTCCCGGAACATCTGAAAGGTTGTTATCAAAGCTTCACCGAGGCTAATCTGGACAAACTCCGAGCCGCCGGTTGCGAGCATCCGTTCAAAACCGTCGAGCAGGGCGTGCAGCACTATATGGAGTGGTTGAACCGATAG
- the rplI gene encoding 50S ribosomal protein L9: MEVILLEKIANLGNLGDKVTIKSGYGRNFLIPTGKAAMATPAKIKEFEERRAELEKHAAEKLAAATARGEALSKLNVSIAHKTGDEGRLFGSVGTQNIAEAISAAGVKVEKHEVRLPNGVIRQIGEYDIAINLHTDVVVTLPIKIVSE; the protein is encoded by the coding sequence ATGGAAGTTATTCTTCTTGAAAAAATAGCAAACCTGGGTAATCTGGGCGACAAAGTCACCATAAAATCAGGTTACGGCAGAAACTTTTTGATTCCAACTGGCAAGGCTGCGATGGCAACCCCCGCCAAAATCAAGGAATTCGAAGAGCGTCGCGCCGAGTTGGAAAAACATGCGGCTGAAAAATTGGCGGCTGCTACCGCGCGTGGCGAGGCGTTGAGCAAACTGAACGTCAGCATCGCGCACAAAACCGGCGACGAAGGCCGTCTGTTCGGTTCGGTCGGTACTCAAAACATTGCCGAAGCGATCAGCGCCGCCGGTGTTAAAGTTGAAAAGCATGAAGTCCGTTTGCCTAACGGCGTGATTCGCCAAATCGGTGAATACGACATCGCGATCAACCTGCACACCGATGTAGTTGTAACCTTGCCGATCAAAATCGTTTCCGAGTAA
- the rpsR gene encoding 30S ribosomal protein S18 → MARNNIRRKKGCRFSGEDAIVIDYKDLDLLSEYITETGKIIPSRITGTSAKYQRQLTSAIKQARFLALLPFCDAHK, encoded by the coding sequence ATGGCACGTAACAATATCAGACGTAAAAAAGGCTGCCGCTTCAGCGGTGAAGATGCAATCGTGATCGATTATAAAGATCTGGATTTGTTGAGCGAGTACATCACCGAAACCGGCAAAATCATTCCTAGCCGTATCACCGGTACCAGCGCGAAATATCAAAGACAGCTGACTTCGGCCATCAAGCAAGCGCGTTTTCTGGCGCTGCTGCCGTTCTGCGACGCGCACAAATAA
- the rpsF gene encoding 30S ribosomal protein S6 yields the protein MRHYEIVFLVHPDQSAQVPAMIERYKSTIEDASGKIHRLEDWGRRHLAYPIKKIHKAHYVLMNIECDQATLEELEAGFRFNDAILRSQTLLQKEAVTAPSAIATSGNDGQKSGGRVKEEVEEEQEETEVEAVESPAVEADSE from the coding sequence ATGCGTCATTATGAAATCGTCTTCTTGGTACACCCTGATCAAAGTGCTCAGGTGCCTGCCATGATAGAACGTTATAAATCCACTATCGAGGATGCTTCCGGCAAGATTCACCGCCTGGAAGATTGGGGCCGCAGACACTTGGCGTACCCTATCAAAAAAATTCACAAGGCACATTATGTGTTGATGAACATCGAATGCGATCAAGCTACTCTTGAAGAATTGGAAGCGGGTTTTCGCTTCAACGACGCGATTTTGCGCAGCCAAACTCTGCTGCAAAAAGAAGCCGTTACCGCGCCTTCCGCGATTGCGACCAGCGGCAACGACGGCCAGAAATCCGGCGGCCGCGTGAAAGAAGAAGTCGAGGAAGAGCAGGAAGAGACAGAAGTAGAAGCTGTCGAAAGCCCCGCGGTTGAAGCTGATTCCGAATAA
- a CDS encoding M14 family metallopeptidase — MQPTLPANCELKQFDRLPDGLLDVSVEQLYRLIPEPSLFHLPGKRSETLFVSVLLHGNEPTGFLALQELLRKYRDQTLPRGLTLFFGNTQAARFNLRRLDHQPDFNRIWPGTRIEETAETAWARRICRVMRRRGVFASIDVHNNTGLNPHYACVNRLDETFLHLGALFGRLLVYFTHPKGVQSGAFAEFCPAVTLECGRPDQPRGVEHAFRFIDSCLHLQEFPLQPVARQDVDVYHTVAQVTVNEQASFSFSDDSADLLLSHDLERMNFTEITPGTVLGEVKSGQMPLIARDSDGKPITEQFFRLQEGQLQIIRSIMPSMLTPNERVIRQDCLCYLMERLAI; from the coding sequence ATGCAGCCGACTCTACCCGCTAACTGCGAACTAAAACAATTCGACCGCCTGCCCGACGGCCTGTTGGATGTTTCTGTCGAACAGCTGTACAGGCTGATTCCCGAACCTAGCTTGTTTCATTTGCCCGGCAAGCGCTCGGAAACGCTGTTCGTCTCGGTGCTGCTGCATGGCAATGAGCCTACCGGCTTTTTGGCATTGCAGGAATTATTACGGAAATATCGGGATCAAACCCTGCCGCGGGGATTGACGCTGTTCTTCGGTAATACTCAGGCCGCGCGCTTCAATCTACGGCGATTGGATCATCAACCGGATTTCAATCGTATTTGGCCCGGTACGAGGATTGAAGAAACGGCGGAAACCGCCTGGGCGCGGCGGATTTGCCGGGTGATGCGCCGGCGCGGGGTGTTTGCCAGTATCGATGTGCATAACAATACCGGCCTGAATCCGCATTACGCTTGCGTCAACAGACTGGATGAAACGTTTTTGCATTTAGGGGCGTTGTTTGGCCGCTTGCTGGTGTATTTTACTCATCCCAAGGGCGTGCAATCCGGTGCTTTTGCCGAATTTTGCCCGGCGGTGACTTTGGAATGCGGCCGGCCGGATCAGCCGCGGGGTGTCGAACACGCATTCCGGTTCATCGATAGTTGTCTGCATTTGCAGGAATTCCCGTTGCAGCCAGTCGCCAGGCAGGATGTGGATGTTTACCATACCGTGGCTCAGGTGACGGTCAACGAGCAAGCCAGTTTCAGTTTTAGCGATGACAGTGCCGATTTATTGTTGAGCCACGATTTGGAGAGGATGAATTTCACCGAGATTACGCCGGGCACCGTGCTGGGGGAGGTCAAGAGTGGGCAAATGCCGTTGATTGCCAGGGATAGCGACGGCAAGCCGATTACCGAACAATTTTTCCGGCTACAAGAGGGGCAATTACAGATTATCCGCTCGATCATGCCGTCGATGCTGACCCCGAATGAGCGAGTCATTCGGCAGGATTGTTTGTGTTATTTGATGGAGAGGCTGGCGATTTAA
- a CDS encoding glutamate--cysteine ligase — translation MVIDMGQEIHASAYQDADFQYFYRRLAAETELLGRFIQDRICSEAPPVAGFEIEAWLLHDDMRPAPLNADFLRSFNHPMAGAELAKFNVELNTLPVAITGGAFRLLHDNLADTWRQADRHARQMDVNLLMIGTLPTLQQRELNLANMSDMNRYRALNRQLLKARDKPILLDICGHEHLKVQHHDVMLEAATTSFQLHIQCPLSVAHHVYNAAIIASAPMVAVCANAPYLFGKDLWMETRIPMFEQAIAAGGYRGATEGPLHRVSFGSDFARDSILECFQENLRHFPVLLPETFDDEAERFSHLRLHNGTIWRWNRPLVGFDADGTPHIRIEHRTPAAGPTVLDMIANAAFFYGLVKNLSDQRAAGQADLGFSQAKDNFYQAARHGLDSHVIWFGERKQRLATLIQNELLSRAEQGLQSLGIAASDIDDYLGIIRQRITNQQTGSHWQRRYIKQCPGDFSGLTRLYLQRQRQGETVAGWSL, via the coding sequence ATGGTTATCGACATGGGTCAGGAAATTCACGCCTCGGCGTACCAAGATGCCGACTTCCAGTATTTTTACCGACGCTTGGCCGCCGAAACCGAATTGCTCGGCCGTTTTATCCAAGACCGAATTTGTTCGGAGGCGCCGCCGGTCGCGGGATTCGAAATCGAAGCCTGGTTGCTGCATGACGATATGCGGCCCGCACCACTCAACGCCGACTTTTTGCGCTCCTTCAATCATCCAATGGCCGGGGCGGAGCTGGCCAAATTCAATGTCGAACTGAACACTCTGCCGGTGGCTATTACCGGTGGCGCCTTCCGGCTGTTGCATGACAATCTGGCCGATACCTGGCGGCAAGCCGATCGGCATGCCCGGCAAATGGATGTAAACCTGTTGATGATAGGCACCTTGCCGACCCTGCAACAGCGGGAGTTGAACCTGGCGAATATGTCCGACATGAATCGTTACCGGGCCTTGAATCGGCAGTTGTTGAAAGCCCGAGACAAGCCGATCCTGTTGGATATTTGCGGGCATGAGCATTTGAAAGTCCAACATCACGATGTGATGCTGGAGGCCGCCACCACTTCGTTTCAGCTGCATATCCAGTGCCCGTTGAGCGTGGCTCATCATGTGTATAACGCGGCCATCATTGCCTCGGCGCCGATGGTCGCGGTGTGCGCCAATGCACCGTATTTGTTCGGCAAGGACCTTTGGATGGAAACCCGTATCCCGATGTTCGAGCAGGCTATCGCCGCCGGCGGCTATCGCGGCGCGACGGAAGGGCCGTTGCATCGGGTCAGCTTCGGTTCGGATTTTGCGCGGGATTCGATATTGGAATGTTTTCAGGAAAACCTGCGGCATTTTCCGGTGTTGTTGCCGGAGACGTTTGATGACGAGGCGGAGCGTTTTTCCCATCTGCGCTTGCATAACGGCACCATCTGGCGCTGGAACCGGCCCTTGGTCGGTTTCGATGCCGACGGCACCCCGCATATACGCATCGAACATCGCACGCCGGCGGCCGGGCCGACCGTACTGGATATGATCGCCAATGCCGCTTTTTTTTACGGCCTGGTGAAAAATTTATCCGACCAACGCGCGGCGGGTCAGGCTGATTTGGGATTTTCCCAGGCCAAGGACAATTTTTATCAGGCCGCTCGCCATGGCTTGGATAGCCATGTGATCTGGTTCGGCGAGCGTAAACAGCGCTTGGCAACTCTGATTCAAAACGAACTGCTGTCCCGCGCCGAGCAGGGCTTACAGTCGCTGGGCATTGCCGCCTCCGACATTGATGATTATCTGGGCATCATTCGCCAACGCATCACCAACCAACAAACCGGCAGCCACTGGCAGCGGCGCTATATCAAGCAATGTCCGGGCGATTTTAGCGGTTTGACTCGGCTGTATTTACAGCGGCAGAGGCAGGGAGAGACGGTTGCGGGTTGGAGCCTGTAA
- a CDS encoding flagellar hook-length control protein FliK: protein MNVQGANLLSLLSGSENLGNLQQGGVNGDQAGFTSALMEQLGLLQGNLASGANTGGPDLAAIQNWAETAAGGDARQGLQDFAALFGKDLPVGSKINQDIDLEDTLQTLADVLQQLQQLEADTQALPAASVGLETDTQQTSLSDAEQAALDRAAMMNSAVPVPVSVPQPELDELADQLADDAELSGILADAKKPAQILSQETRLKNSPADASAAEPADPALDFDRSISAMLAREGAEGKSQSDKSNLDFKGENPLGRQLGSQLDSQVDGAEFSKTLPGAAADIAKLNTAVRGESASAQPQMAKSFGDPAWNKELGEKLIWMHKQSIPSVELRLNPEHLGPVLIKVDVSHDQASIAFTAQNVAVKEAIEAAIPKLREMLNGQQLNLADVNVSQQQSDQRQPAREFFQMASEQGRNRSADADGLGNGAVNEAQDIVDEIEAGRAVASNGLLSLFA from the coding sequence ATGAATGTCCAAGGTGCGAATTTGTTGTCCTTATTGTCCGGATCGGAAAATCTGGGCAATCTTCAGCAGGGGGGCGTTAACGGCGATCAGGCCGGATTTACTTCGGCCCTGATGGAACAATTGGGCCTATTGCAAGGTAATCTGGCTAGCGGCGCCAACACCGGAGGTCCGGATTTGGCGGCGATTCAAAATTGGGCCGAAACGGCGGCCGGCGGCGATGCCAGACAGGGATTGCAAGATTTTGCCGCCTTGTTCGGTAAAGACTTGCCGGTCGGAAGCAAAATCAATCAGGACATCGATCTCGAAGACACTCTGCAGACCCTGGCTGATGTGTTGCAGCAATTGCAGCAATTGGAAGCCGATACGCAGGCCTTGCCGGCAGCGAGTGTCGGATTGGAAACCGACACTCAGCAGACGTCGCTGTCGGATGCCGAGCAAGCCGCCCTGGATCGGGCTGCGATGATGAATAGCGCCGTTCCGGTGCCGGTGAGCGTGCCGCAACCCGAGTTGGATGAATTGGCCGATCAGCTTGCCGATGATGCCGAATTATCAGGGATTTTGGCGGACGCCAAAAAACCGGCGCAGATCCTGAGCCAGGAAACTAGGTTAAAAAATAGTCCGGCCGATGCGAGTGCCGCGGAACCGGCTGATCCGGCTCTGGACTTTGATCGTAGCATCAGTGCAATGTTGGCTAGGGAAGGCGCGGAGGGCAAGTCGCAGTCGGATAAATCCAATCTGGATTTTAAGGGCGAAAATCCGCTGGGTCGGCAACTGGGTAGCCAGCTTGACAGTCAAGTCGACGGTGCGGAATTCAGTAAGACTTTACCCGGCGCGGCGGCCGATATTGCCAAATTAAATACCGCGGTGCGCGGGGAGTCGGCATCGGCTCAGCCCCAGATGGCCAAGTCTTTTGGCGATCCGGCTTGGAATAAGGAGTTGGGCGAAAAATTGATCTGGATGCATAAGCAATCGATACCATCGGTCGAATTGCGCTTGAATCCGGAGCATTTGGGTCCGGTCTTGATCAAGGTTGACGTCAGCCATGATCAGGCCAGTATCGCCTTCACCGCCCAGAATGTGGCGGTCAAGGAAGCCATTGAGGCCGCTATCCCCAAATTGCGGGAAATGTTGAATGGTCAACAGTTAAACCTGGCGGATGTCAATGTGTCGCAACAGCAGTCCGATCAACGCCAGCCCGCGCGCGAGTTCTTTCAAATGGCTAGCGAGCAGGGTCGTAATCGTAGCGCCGATGCCGATGGTCTTGGCAATGGTGCGGTCAACGAAGCCCAGGATATTGTCGATGAAATCGAAGCGGGTAGGGCGGTTGCCAGTAATGGTTTGTTGAGTCTTTTTGCCTGA
- the fliJ gene encoding flagellar export protein FliJ, whose amino-acid sequence MKRSERLQTIVDLHVSQEKEALQIMGRCQQQLQEQQTQLEHLQTYRHEYQVKLAERQQIGMNVSQLLEFRAFADKLDKAIEGQRQAVIQHERDFQRARGTWEERHQRTKSLEKLSELAVAEEQKVENKREQNEQDARAARTGRKDGINSA is encoded by the coding sequence ATGAAACGATCGGAACGTTTGCAAACTATCGTCGATTTGCATGTCAGTCAGGAAAAAGAGGCGTTGCAAATTATGGGGCGTTGCCAGCAACAATTGCAGGAACAACAAACCCAGTTGGAACACTTGCAGACCTATCGGCATGAATACCAGGTCAAGCTAGCGGAGCGGCAGCAGATCGGCATGAACGTGAGTCAGTTGCTGGAATTTAGGGCCTTTGCCGACAAGCTGGATAAAGCCATCGAAGGTCAGCGGCAGGCCGTGATCCAGCATGAACGTGATTTTCAACGCGCCCGCGGCACCTGGGAAGAGCGTCACCAGCGGACCAAAAGTTTGGAAAAACTGAGCGAATTGGCGGTGGCCGAGGAACAAAAAGTAGAAAACAAGCGTGAGCAAAATGAACAAGATGCCAGGGCCGCCAGAACGGGTAGAAAAGATGGCATTAATAGTGCTTAA
- the fliI gene encoding flagellar protein export ATPase FliI, protein MIPSVNRSAIWLDRLKPYRQRLKDVPELVVEGKLSRMVGLTLEAEGCRAAIGSLCQVVTSSGKSIGAEVVGFSGGRLFLMPTGDTHGLDPGCRVIPMGKNSLANVGFGLLGRVLDGAGNPLDNKGPLETDAKVSLAGVTINPLSRKPIREALDVGVRAINAVLSVGRGQRMGLFAGTGVGKSVLLGMMTKFTNADIVVVGLIGERGREVNEFVLKILGEEGLKRAVVVASPADDSPLMRVHGALRATSIAEYFRDQGLDVLLLMDSLTRYAQAYREIALAIDEPPATKGYPPSVFAKLPQLVERAGNGDVEGGSITAFYTVLAEGDDTNDPIADAARGVLDGHVVLSRSLAESGHYPAIDIEASISRVMPDIVDEQHLQMARELRRLYSTYQQNKDLISVGAYRSGSDPRIDKAIAKNPAILEFLQQNMDEAVDMSRSLEELSQLLAS, encoded by the coding sequence ATGATACCGTCGGTCAACCGGAGTGCTATTTGGCTGGATCGGCTGAAACCGTACCGGCAAAGACTGAAGGACGTGCCGGAACTGGTGGTCGAAGGCAAGTTGTCGCGCATGGTGGGTTTGACCCTGGAAGCGGAAGGCTGTCGGGCGGCAATCGGCTCCTTGTGTCAGGTCGTTACCAGTAGCGGTAAAAGCATAGGAGCCGAGGTGGTTGGTTTTTCCGGTGGGCGTTTGTTTCTGATGCCGACCGGCGACACCCACGGCCTGGATCCGGGTTGCCGAGTGATCCCAATGGGCAAAAACAGCTTGGCCAATGTAGGCTTTGGCTTGTTGGGCCGCGTGCTGGATGGCGCGGGTAATCCGCTGGATAATAAGGGGCCGTTGGAAACCGACGCCAAAGTCTCGCTGGCCGGCGTCACCATCAATCCTCTGTCGCGCAAACCGATCAGGGAAGCGCTGGATGTTGGTGTCAGAGCCATCAATGCCGTGCTCAGTGTCGGACGTGGCCAGCGGATGGGATTGTTCGCCGGCACCGGCGTCGGCAAAAGCGTACTGCTGGGCATGATGACTAAATTCACCAATGCCGACATCGTCGTGGTTGGTCTGATTGGCGAGCGGGGCCGGGAGGTCAATGAATTTGTATTGAAAATTTTGGGTGAAGAAGGCTTGAAACGGGCGGTAGTCGTGGCTTCGCCGGCCGACGATTCGCCCTTGATGCGAGTGCATGGTGCCTTGCGTGCCACCAGTATTGCCGAATATTTTCGTGACCAGGGCTTGGATGTGTTGTTGCTGATGGACTCCTTGACCCGTTATGCCCAGGCTTATCGGGAAATTGCCTTGGCCATCGACGAACCGCCGGCTACCAAGGGTTACCCGCCGTCGGTGTTCGCCAAACTGCCGCAACTGGTGGAACGGGCCGGTAACGGCGATGTTGAAGGCGGGTCGATCACCGCCTTTTATACCGTGTTGGCCGAGGGCGACGACACCAACGACCCGATCGCCGACGCGGCGCGCGGAGTGTTGGACGGGCATGTGGTGTTGTCCAGAAGTCTGGCCGAATCCGGCCATTATCCGGCCATCGATATCGAAGCCTCGATCAGCCGGGTGATGCCGGATATTGTCGACGAACAGCATTTGCAGATGGCGCGGGAGTTAAGGCGTTTGTATTCGACCTATCAACAAAACAAGGATTTGATCAGTGTTGGTGCCTATAGGTCCGGCTCCGATCCGCGTATCGATAAGGCTATCGCCAAAAATCCGGCCATATTGGAGTTTTTGCAGCAGAACATGGATGAGGCCGTCGATATGAGCCGTAGCCTTGAAGAATTGTCGCAATTGCTGGCAAGCTGA
- a CDS encoding flagellar assembly protein FliH yields MSSSKVSKFSQAELEALNTWTDLENFGAPRSENVEVAQATQVLTVEQIEAMQKQAYDEAFELGRQQGFEQGHKQGFEQGEKQGLEAGTKKGYAESQHLLQKQVSELSSLLGALAEPFKSLDDEVENELVKLVIAIASQIIRREIKLDPGQIVGVIREAVNVLPLASQHITLSLHPEDAELVRSVLKLDENPPPWKLQDNPLVTRGGCTVETEISTVDASLEKRLASVIATVLGGERQQDAAR; encoded by the coding sequence ATGAGTTCGTCTAAAGTTTCCAAGTTCTCTCAGGCCGAACTGGAGGCCTTGAATACCTGGACCGATCTGGAGAATTTCGGCGCGCCGCGTTCGGAAAATGTCGAAGTGGCTCAGGCGACGCAGGTGTTGACCGTCGAGCAAATCGAAGCCATGCAGAAACAGGCCTACGACGAAGCCTTTGAACTGGGCAGGCAACAGGGTTTCGAACAAGGCCATAAACAGGGATTTGAGCAAGGCGAGAAGCAGGGGCTGGAGGCCGGCACGAAAAAAGGCTACGCGGAAAGCCAGCATTTGTTGCAGAAACAGGTGTCGGAATTGAGCAGCTTGCTGGGTGCGCTGGCCGAACCCTTCAAGAGCCTGGATGACGAAGTCGAAAATGAACTGGTCAAATTGGTGATTGCGATTGCCAGCCAAATCATCCGCCGCGAAATAAAACTCGATCCCGGTCAAATCGTTGGCGTTATCCGCGAGGCGGTAAATGTATTGCCGCTCGCTTCGCAGCACATCACGTTAAGCCTACATCCCGAGGATGCGGAATTGGTGCGATCGGTTTTGAAACTGGATGAAAACCCGCCGCCGTGGAAATTGCAGGATAATCCCTTGGTTACCCGTGGCGGCTGTACCGTCGAAACCGAAATATCCACCGTCGACGCCTCGCTGGAAAAAAGGCTGGCTTCGGTGATTGCCACGGTGTTGGGTGGCGAGCGGCAACAGGACGCGGCACGATGA
- the fliG gene encoding flagellar motor switch protein FliG, producing the protein MAEESKHLSHSQRASLLLLAVGQDRAASVLKHMGPKEVQLVGSTMAQLGPISSSMVDEVLEEFIIEIKNETGLGLDSDEYIRNMLTNALGADKAGSIIDRILLGANSKGIDQLKWMDTRSIADLIRIEHPQIISIILSLLDPDQAADVLTLLPQNMRSDILMRIATLEGVQPAALRELDDIMEKQLTGSDGVKSSQIGGIEAAANILNFIESAISEPMMQDVNENNSDLAQRIQDKMFVFADLINVDDRGIQTLLREVSTDQLLLAMRGVETGLRDKIFANMSRRAAEMLRDDLEAAPPARLSEVEAAQKDILAIAKRLSDSGEIALGGGGGDEFV; encoded by the coding sequence ATGGCTGAAGAAAGTAAACATTTATCCCATTCCCAACGGGCGTCATTGCTGTTATTGGCGGTGGGTCAGGATAGAGCCGCGAGCGTGTTGAAGCACATGGGGCCCAAGGAAGTGCAACTGGTCGGATCGACCATGGCGCAACTTGGGCCAATTTCATCGTCGATGGTGGATGAAGTGTTGGAAGAGTTTATCATCGAGATCAAAAACGAAACCGGTCTGGGGCTGGATTCCGACGAGTATATCCGCAACATGCTGACCAATGCGCTGGGCGCGGACAAGGCCGGCAGCATCATCGACCGGATTCTGTTGGGCGCCAACAGCAAGGGTATCGATCAGTTGAAATGGATGGATACCCGGTCCATTGCCGATCTGATCCGGATCGAACATCCGCAAATCATTTCCATCATCCTGTCCTTGCTGGATCCGGACCAGGCCGCCGATGTATTGACGCTGTTGCCGCAAAACATGCGTTCGGACATTCTGATGCGGATTGCCACGCTGGAAGGTGTGCAGCCGGCCGCGTTGCGCGAGCTGGACGACATCATGGAAAAACAGCTTACCGGCAGCGATGGGGTCAAATCCTCGCAAATCGGAGGTATCGAAGCGGCGGCCAACATCCTCAACTTCATCGAGAGCGCGATCAGCGAACCGATGATGCAGGACGTCAACGAGAACAATTCGGATCTGGCGCAACGTATTCAAGACAAGATGTTTGTGTTCGCCGATCTGATCAATGTCGACGATCGCGGCATCCAGACATTGTTGCGAGAGGTGTCGACCGACCAGTTGCTGTTGGCGATGCGAGGAGTCGAGACGGGCTTGCGCGACAAAATCTTCGCCAATATGTCAAGACGTGCCGCCGAAATGTTGCGCGACGATCTGGAAGCGGCGCCGCCCGCGCGTCTCAGCGAAGTCGAAGCGGCGCAGAAGGATATTTTGGCGATTGCCAAACGGTTGTCCGATTCCGGTGAAATAGCGCTGGGCGGTGGCGGTGGCGATGAGTTCGTCTAA